The following are encoded together in the Methylorubrum sp. B1-46 genome:
- the nhaA gene encoding Na+/H+ antiporter NhaA, translating into MKSPPRSVRALPHPLRRPLSATRRFLTNEAAGGIVLMAAAGAALVVANSPLAQTYHDVLHIYLGPLSLMHWINDGLMVVFFLLVGLEIKREGLDGRLRTWPDRVLPGLAAAAGMAVPAFVYLAFNAGQPSARGWAIPAATDIAFALGVLALLGSRVPISLKIFLSAVAIVDDLGAVVIIALFYTGQLDATMLAASAGMLAVLFALNRLGVRALLPYLLAGLVLWVFVLRSGVHATVAGVLLALFVPIRPSPGRPEDTTSPLHRLEHALAPWVAFLIVPIFGFANAGVTLLGLPARALIEPVTLGVALGLFLGKQIGIFASVRLAAALGLVTRPAGATWVQVYGVALLCGIGFTMSLFIGALAFTDGLHETETKLGVLGGSLLSALFGAMLLARAAPREALPRQEAGASPAGLP; encoded by the coding sequence ATGAAGTCGCCGCCCCGCTCCGTCCGCGCCCTGCCGCACCCCCTGCGTCGCCCGCTCTCGGCGACGCGCCGCTTCCTCACCAACGAGGCGGCCGGCGGCATCGTTCTCATGGCCGCTGCGGGCGCTGCGCTCGTGGTCGCCAATTCGCCCCTGGCGCAGACCTACCACGACGTTCTTCACATCTATCTCGGCCCGTTGAGCCTGATGCACTGGATCAACGACGGCCTAATGGTCGTGTTCTTCCTGCTCGTCGGTCTCGAGATCAAGCGCGAGGGGTTGGACGGGCGCCTGCGCACCTGGCCCGACCGGGTGCTGCCGGGCCTCGCCGCCGCCGCGGGCATGGCCGTGCCGGCGTTCGTCTACCTCGCCTTCAACGCCGGCCAGCCCAGCGCCCGGGGCTGGGCGATCCCCGCGGCCACCGACATCGCCTTCGCGCTCGGCGTCCTGGCGCTGCTGGGCTCGCGCGTGCCGATCTCGCTCAAGATCTTCCTGTCGGCGGTGGCCATCGTCGACGATCTCGGCGCCGTGGTCATCATCGCACTGTTCTATACCGGGCAGCTCGACGCGACGATGCTGGCGGCCTCAGCCGGGATGCTAGCGGTGCTGTTCGCGCTCAACCGCCTCGGCGTGCGCGCGCTCCTGCCGTATCTGCTCGCGGGCCTCGTGCTCTGGGTCTTCGTGCTGCGCTCCGGCGTCCACGCCACGGTGGCCGGGGTGCTGCTCGCCCTGTTCGTGCCGATCCGTCCGAGCCCGGGCCGGCCGGAGGACACGACCTCGCCCCTGCACCGGCTGGAGCACGCCCTCGCGCCCTGGGTCGCTTTCCTGATCGTGCCGATCTTCGGCTTCGCCAATGCCGGGGTGACGCTGCTGGGCCTGCCGGCACGGGCCTTGATCGAGCCCGTCACCCTCGGCGTCGCGCTTGGCCTGTTCCTCGGCAAGCAGATCGGCATCTTCGCGAGTGTGCGGCTTGCCGCCGCGCTGGGCCTCGTCACGCGCCCGGCGGGGGCGACCTGGGTCCAGGTCTACGGGGTCGCGCTCCTGTGCGGCATCGGCTTCACCATGAGCCTGTTCATCGGCGCGCTCGCCTTCACCGACGGGCTGCACGAGACCGAGACCAAGCTCGGCGTGCTCGGTGGCTCGCTGCTCTCGGCACTGTTCGGGGCCATGCTGCTCGCCCGCGCGGCGCCCCGAGAGGCGCTGCCGCGCCAGGAGGCCGGAGCCAGTCCGGCCGGCTTGCCTTGA
- a CDS encoding TlpA disulfide reductase family protein, protein MTATPKILAAGGTLAAVLIGGLALYGTGSNLGNLVATGPCAEAAPVAARLAPLARGDVAAFDASAAPKPAPAIAFKGPDGAPTDLASLRGKLLLVNLWATWCAPCKAEMPALDRLQAELGGDAFQVVAINVETRNLDKPPAWFKANGITHLTYYGDPEGKVLPAIQSAVGSTGLPTTMLIDAKGCTLGVMKGPADWSSEGGQRLIQAALAPAA, encoded by the coding sequence GTGACGGCGACCCCGAAAATCCTAGCCGCCGGCGGCACGCTCGCCGCCGTCCTCATCGGCGGCCTCGCCCTATACGGGACGGGCTCGAACCTCGGCAACCTCGTGGCCACGGGTCCCTGCGCCGAGGCGGCGCCTGTGGCGGCGCGGCTGGCGCCGCTCGCCCGCGGCGATGTCGCGGCCTTCGACGCCTCCGCCGCCCCGAAGCCGGCGCCGGCCATCGCCTTCAAGGGGCCGGACGGGGCGCCGACCGATCTCGCTTCCTTGCGCGGAAAACTGCTGCTGGTGAACCTGTGGGCGACGTGGTGCGCCCCCTGCAAGGCCGAGATGCCGGCCCTCGACCGTCTCCAGGCGGAACTCGGCGGCGACGCCTTCCAAGTCGTGGCGATCAATGTCGAGACGCGCAACCTCGACAAGCCGCCGGCCTGGTTCAAGGCTAACGGCATCACCCACCTGACCTATTACGGCGATCCCGAGGGCAAGGTGCTGCCGGCGATTCAGTCCGCGGTCGGCTCCACGGGGCTGCCGACGACGATGCTGATCGATGCCAAGGGCTGCACGCTCGGCGTGATGAAGGGGCCGGCGGATTGGTCGAGCGAGGGCGGCCAGCGGCTGATCCAGGCGGCGCTGGCGCCCGCCGCGTGA
- the argH gene encoding argininosuccinate lyase → MSNRMWGGRFASGPAEIMEEINASIGFDKRLAPQDIRGSLAHVAMLGRQGILPAEDVAAIEAGLKSVEAEIERGEFVFRRELEDIHMAVESRLTEIVGPAAGRLHTARSRNDQVATDMRLWVRDTLDALDAQVADLQRALAETALKHAGTVMPGFTHLQSAQPVTFGHHCLAYVEMLARDRGRFRDARARLNECPLGSAALAGTSFPIDRHATAAALGFDRPTANSLDSVADRDFALESLSAASICAVHLSRFAEELVVWTSAQFGFVKLSDGFTTGSSIMPQKRNPDAAELVRAKAGRIIGALTGLLIVMKGLPLAYSKDMQEDKEGTFDALQSLSLCLAAMAGMVHDLEPVAETLKRAAGSGYATATDLADWLVRELNMPFRQAHHVTGRVVAAASARGIGLEELSLAEMQAIEPGITEAVFAVLGVENSVASRTSHGGTAPDNVRRQAAAWLEKLGPVEK, encoded by the coding sequence ATGAGCAACCGGATGTGGGGCGGCCGCTTCGCCAGCGGCCCGGCCGAGATCATGGAGGAGATCAACGCCTCCATCGGGTTCGACAAGCGGCTCGCACCCCAGGACATTCGCGGCTCGCTGGCCCATGTCGCGATGCTGGGGCGCCAAGGCATCCTGCCCGCTGAGGATGTGGCAGCCATCGAAGCCGGGCTCAAGTCCGTCGAGGCGGAGATCGAGCGCGGCGAATTCGTCTTCCGGCGCGAACTCGAAGACATCCACATGGCGGTGGAGAGCCGCCTGACCGAGATCGTCGGCCCTGCCGCCGGGCGGCTCCACACGGCCCGCTCGCGCAACGATCAGGTCGCCACCGACATGCGGCTGTGGGTGCGCGACACCCTCGATGCGCTCGACGCGCAAGTCGCGGACCTGCAGCGGGCGCTGGCCGAGACCGCGCTGAAGCATGCCGGGACGGTGATGCCGGGCTTCACCCACCTGCAATCGGCCCAGCCCGTCACCTTCGGCCACCACTGCCTCGCCTATGTCGAGATGCTGGCGCGCGACCGCGGTCGCTTCCGCGATGCGCGGGCGCGGCTCAACGAGTGCCCGCTGGGCTCCGCAGCGCTCGCTGGCACCTCCTTCCCGATCGACCGGCACGCCACGGCGGCGGCTTTGGGCTTCGACCGGCCGACGGCGAACTCGCTCGACTCCGTGGCCGACCGCGACTTCGCGCTGGAATCGCTCTCCGCCGCCTCGATCTGCGCGGTCCACCTCTCGCGCTTCGCCGAGGAGCTGGTGGTGTGGACCTCGGCGCAATTCGGCTTCGTCAAGTTGTCGGACGGCTTCACCACCGGCTCGTCGATCATGCCGCAGAAGCGCAACCCCGACGCCGCTGAACTGGTGCGGGCCAAGGCCGGCCGCATCATCGGCGCGCTCACGGGCCTGCTCATCGTGATGAAGGGCCTGCCGCTCGCCTACTCAAAGGACATGCAGGAGGACAAGGAGGGCACGTTCGATGCCCTGCAGTCGCTCTCCCTGTGCCTGGCCGCCATGGCCGGCATGGTGCACGACCTCGAACCCGTGGCCGAGACGCTCAAGCGCGCGGCGGGCTCCGGCTACGCCACCGCCACCGATCTCGCCGACTGGCTGGTACGCGAGCTGAACATGCCGTTCCGGCAGGCCCACCACGTCACCGGCCGCGTCGTCGCCGCGGCCTCCGCGCGCGGCATCGGCCTGGAGGAGCTCTCCCTCGCCGAGATGCAGGCGATCGAGCCGGGGATCACGGAGGCCGTCTTCGCCGTGCTCGGCGTCGAGAACTCGGTGGCGAGCCGCACCAGCCACGGCGGCACCGCGCCGGACAACGTGCGCCGGCAGGCGGCAGCTTGGCTGGAAAAGCTCGGCCCTGTGGAGAAGTAA
- a CDS encoding invasion associated locus b family protein — MLRPRLPFLRPTSRAGRSVTAFVFAATALSVPSERAFAQQGVQGAEIIPARSSRRQPKSSALPPGMQQAVPLAVFGDWNVFTNGAQGRDKLCYVIAQPTTRSPKTLARDTAYLFVTFPKGGAQGEIAVMLGFKPKPAAAQAKPGAAAAPSDPYLTVGNTRYGLVVKDENAWIQNQADEPRIVTEMGRTQTATVRTISQRGKPTQDDYALGGFSEALKRAREECK; from the coding sequence ATGCTGCGGCCCCGCCTCCCGTTCCTTCGCCCAACATCCCGCGCCGGCCGCTCCGTCACGGCCTTCGTTTTCGCCGCCACGGCTCTGTCCGTCCCGTCCGAGCGGGCTTTCGCGCAGCAGGGGGTGCAGGGCGCGGAGATCATCCCCGCTCGCTCGAGCCGCCGCCAGCCGAAAAGTTCGGCACTGCCGCCCGGCATGCAACAGGCGGTGCCGCTGGCGGTGTTCGGAGACTGGAACGTCTTTACGAACGGCGCGCAGGGCCGCGACAAGCTGTGCTACGTCATCGCCCAGCCGACGACGCGCAGCCCCAAGACGCTGGCGCGCGACACCGCCTACCTGTTCGTGACCTTCCCGAAGGGAGGCGCTCAGGGCGAGATCGCCGTGATGCTCGGCTTCAAGCCGAAGCCGGCGGCGGCGCAAGCAAAGCCCGGCGCGGCCGCCGCACCGAGCGACCCCTATCTGACGGTGGGCAACACCCGCTACGGCCTCGTGGTGAAGGACGAGAACGCCTGGATCCAGAACCAGGCGGACGAGCCGCGCATCGTCACCGAGATGGGCCGGACCCAGACCGCGACGGTTCGCACCATCTCCCAACGCGGCAAGCCGACCCAGGACGACTATGCGCTGGGCGGTTTTTCGGAAGCGCTCAAGCGTGCCCGCGAGGAGTGCAAATAG
- a CDS encoding HAD family phosphatase has translation MTDAFPASPPLALVIFDCDGVLIDSEPISLATLTRGLNGIGLAISLDSVRERFAGTSMTSIMERVAREDGVIAPDGFVERVKAETLEAFEVELTAMAGIAEALELLPLPFCVASSSDPVRLRRSLGLTGLLPLFGDHVFSSAQVERGKPFPDLFLFAAERMGVAPETCLVIEDSVPGVQAARAAGMRVVGFTGGGHWGHDRDGRDLLAAGASTVFAAHAELGRIIAAG, from the coding sequence ATGACGGACGCCTTCCCCGCCTCGCCTCCCCTCGCCCTCGTGATCTTCGACTGCGACGGCGTGCTGATCGACAGCGAACCGATCAGCCTCGCGACCCTGACCCGCGGCCTCAACGGGATCGGGCTCGCGATCAGCCTCGACAGCGTGCGCGAGCGCTTCGCCGGCACGTCCATGACCTCGATCATGGAGCGCGTCGCCCGCGAGGACGGGGTCATCGCTCCGGACGGCTTCGTCGAGCGGGTGAAGGCGGAGACGCTCGAAGCCTTCGAGGTGGAACTGACCGCCATGGCCGGCATCGCCGAGGCCCTGGAGCTGCTGCCCCTACCCTTCTGCGTCGCCTCCAGCAGCGATCCGGTGCGGCTGCGCCGCTCGCTCGGACTCACCGGCCTGCTGCCGCTGTTCGGCGACCATGTCTTCTCATCGGCACAAGTGGAGCGCGGAAAGCCCTTTCCCGACCTGTTCCTGTTCGCCGCCGAACGGATGGGTGTGGCGCCGGAGACCTGCCTCGTGATCGAGGACAGTGTGCCGGGGGTGCAGGCGGCCCGCGCCGCGGGCATGCGAGTCGTTGGCTTCACCGGCGGCGGCCATTGGGGCCACGACCGGGACGGGCGCGATCTCCTGGCGGCCGGGGCCTCAACGGTCTTCGCCGCCCATGCGGAGCTCGGCCGCATCATCGCCGCGGGCTGA
- a CDS encoding carbamoyltransferase C-terminal domain-containing protein, giving the protein MRTYLGLATTFHDPALALVGPDGTVLFAEAAERYLQYKRAPNCEPDPGTRMAGLLKRHVPEGTDLVIATSWGEQFSDFLKGQAASGAFDLPALAAHPSTLNRSFVPERAERVFIADLHAMQARAGNGTVLALDNETRGFGGKPRATIAGRRRYAHHLAHAAYALWGSPFEEATALIVDGMGETGAAAIYRLKDGRIEEVRRQRGRGSVGFLYGLVTDLAGFDQIKGEEWKIMGLAPYGRTDPELMAILRRLYTVEDGRLKFSDEATVQAVAAEILARRPKDVGEQGWADLARCGQDIFSELMDVLVAEAWRLAPSENLVIAGGCGLNSSYNGRVLGRSGFERLHVPSAPADDGNAIGAAWLALAEDDPDWRRPPRAARPLTPYLGSLVSTEPLERMAEWEPRARRLGHEGVTREAAQILAEGGLVGWVQGRAEFGPRALGNRSILADPRPVQAKESLNAKVKYREAFRPFAPSILAEAGPDWFEDYSDSPYMERTLVWRAAMRDRVPAVVHADGTGRLQSVTRERNQAYAALIEAFAELTGVPILLNTSFNVMGKPILHTAEDAILMFYTTGLDAIVVEDWILTKKAPA; this is encoded by the coding sequence ATGCGCACCTATCTCGGCCTCGCCACGACCTTCCACGATCCGGCGCTCGCCCTCGTCGGACCGGACGGGACCGTGCTGTTCGCCGAGGCCGCCGAGCGGTACCTGCAGTACAAGCGCGCCCCGAACTGCGAGCCCGATCCCGGCACCCGCATGGCGGGCCTGCTGAAGCGCCACGTCCCCGAGGGCACGGACCTCGTCATCGCCACCTCCTGGGGCGAGCAGTTTTCCGACTTCCTGAAGGGGCAGGCCGCCTCCGGCGCCTTCGACCTGCCGGCTTTGGCCGCGCACCCCTCCACCCTCAACCGCTCCTTCGTGCCCGAGCGGGCGGAGCGGGTCTTCATCGCCGACCTTCACGCCATGCAGGCGCGCGCCGGCAACGGCACAGTGCTCGCCCTCGACAACGAAACGCGGGGCTTCGGCGGCAAGCCGCGCGCCACCATCGCCGGGCGCCGCCGCTACGCGCACCACCTCGCGCACGCCGCCTACGCACTCTGGGGCAGCCCGTTCGAGGAGGCGACCGCGCTCATCGTCGACGGCATGGGCGAGACCGGCGCGGCGGCGATCTACCGCCTGAAGGACGGCCGGATCGAGGAAGTGCGGCGCCAGCGCGGTCGCGGCTCGGTCGGCTTTCTCTACGGTCTGGTGACGGACCTCGCTGGCTTCGACCAGATCAAGGGCGAGGAATGGAAGATCATGGGGCTCGCACCCTATGGCCGGACCGACCCCGAGCTGATGGCGATCCTGCGCCGCCTCTACACGGTCGAGGACGGACGCCTGAAGTTTTCCGACGAGGCCACCGTGCAGGCCGTCGCCGCCGAGATCCTGGCCCGGCGCCCGAAGGATGTCGGCGAGCAGGGCTGGGCCGATCTCGCCCGCTGCGGCCAGGACATTTTTTCGGAGCTGATGGACGTTCTCGTCGCTGAGGCGTGGCGGCTGGCTCCGAGCGAAAACCTCGTCATCGCCGGGGGCTGCGGGCTCAACTCCTCCTACAATGGCCGCGTCCTCGGGCGCTCAGGGTTCGAGCGCCTGCACGTGCCCTCGGCGCCCGCCGACGACGGCAACGCCATCGGTGCCGCGTGGCTGGCGCTGGCCGAGGACGATCCGGATTGGCGCCGACCGCCACGCGCGGCACGTCCGCTCACGCCCTATCTCGGCTCGCTTGTCTCGACCGAGCCGCTGGAACGGATGGCCGAGTGGGAGCCCCGCGCCCGCCGCCTCGGCCACGAGGGCGTGACGCGGGAAGCCGCCCAGATCCTGGCCGAGGGCGGGCTCGTCGGCTGGGTGCAGGGCCGGGCGGAATTCGGCCCGCGGGCACTCGGCAACCGCTCGATCCTCGCCGACCCGCGGCCGGTCCAGGCCAAGGAATCGCTCAACGCCAAGGTGAAGTACCGCGAGGCGTTCCGCCCCTTTGCCCCGTCGATCCTGGCCGAGGCCGGGCCGGACTGGTTCGAGGACTATTCGGATAGCCCCTACATGGAGCGGACACTGGTCTGGCGCGCGGCGATGCGGGACCGCGTGCCGGCCGTGGTCCATGCCGACGGCACGGGGAGGCTCCAAAGCGTAACGCGGGAGCGCAACCAGGCCTACGCAGCGCTGATCGAAGCCTTCGCCGAACTGACCGGCGTGCCGATCCTGCTCAACACCAGCTTCAACGTGATGGGCAAGCCGATCCTCCACACGGCGGAGGACGCGATCCTGATGTTTTACACCACCGGCCTCGACGCCATCGTGGTCGAGGACTGGATCCTGACGAAAAAGGCGCCCGCCTGA
- a CDS encoding haloacid dehalogenase type II produces the protein MTPSDLLAGKTHAVFDAYGTVFDVHAAVARHAGELGPRAQALSEVWRAKQLEYSWVHGLMGRYVGFWDLTERALDFALARHPEIDPACREKLLDAYRDLDAYDEVPGLLERLRGRGVRTVLFSNGNAAMLERAVASAGLDARLDAVLSVDAVKTFKTAPEAYRLVLDRLGTARESVLFFSSNRWDIAGATAFGFDAVWVNRREQPDEYPDQPPRAVVNSLDDGI, from the coding sequence ATGACCCCTTCCGATCTTCTCGCCGGCAAGACCCACGCCGTCTTCGACGCCTACGGCACCGTGTTCGACGTGCATGCGGCGGTGGCGCGCCATGCCGGCGAACTCGGGCCTCGGGCACAGGCCTTGTCCGAAGTCTGGCGCGCAAAGCAGCTCGAATATTCCTGGGTCCACGGCCTGATGGGCCGCTATGTCGGCTTCTGGGATCTGACCGAGCGCGCCCTCGACTTCGCCCTGGCCCGCCACCCCGAGATCGACCCGGCTTGCCGCGAGAAACTCCTCGACGCCTATCGCGATCTCGACGCCTACGACGAGGTGCCCGGCCTGCTGGAGCGCCTGCGCGGGCGGGGCGTGAGGACGGTTCTGTTCTCCAACGGCAATGCGGCGATGCTGGAGCGGGCGGTAGCCTCGGCCGGTCTGGATGCGCGGCTCGACGCGGTGCTCTCGGTCGATGCCGTCAAAACCTTCAAGACGGCGCCCGAAGCCTACCGATTGGTCCTCGATCGGCTCGGCACCGCGCGGGAGAGCGTGCTGTTCTTCTCCTCGAACCGCTGGGACATCGCCGGGGCCACCGCCTTCGGCTTCGACGCGGTGTGGGTGAACCGGAGAGAGCAGCCCGACGAGTACCCGGACCAGCCGCCGCGCGCGGTCGTGAACAGCCTCGACGACGGGATCTGA
- the murJ gene encoding murein biosynthesis integral membrane protein MurJ: MIRSILSVGGWTLVSRITGFARDVVTAAVMGAGPMADAFVVAFRLPNHFRAIFGEGAFNTAFVPAYTHLEQAGEAGAAARFADRVFTLMLIVQVALLALALPAMPWIVRALAPGFSEDGERFALAVSLTRITFPYLLFMTLVTLFSGILNAHRRFAAAAGAPVLLNLAMLAALALAFLFPNAAYAAAWGVSVSGVLQFALVWWDARARAYAPRLTKPTLRDPDMIRFFKILGPAVIGSAGFQIATFADTIIASFLPTGAVSALYYADRIYQLPFGVIAIAAGTVLLPEMSRRIAAGDVAGAHAAQNRAAGFSLALSAPFTIAFLTLPGLIMVALFQRGAFTAEDAARAASVLAAYGLALPAVVLVRSAVASFNARQDTTTPLYASLTALAVNIGLKLVLTGPYGVAGLALATAIGQWINLALLYGLALRRGWTAPGRVLGVTVAAVVVASAVLAALAVYGLPFAERIVPPLPHLREIAVLGLLGLAGALAYAGTLLAVMGAFGVRLRRR, from the coding sequence ATGATCCGCTCGATCCTCTCCGTCGGCGGCTGGACGCTGGTCTCGCGGATCACCGGCTTTGCCCGCGACGTCGTCACCGCCGCCGTGATGGGCGCGGGGCCGATGGCAGATGCCTTCGTCGTCGCCTTCCGCCTGCCGAACCATTTTCGCGCGATCTTCGGCGAGGGGGCGTTCAACACCGCCTTCGTGCCGGCCTACACCCATCTGGAGCAGGCGGGCGAAGCCGGGGCGGCCGCGCGGTTTGCCGACCGCGTCTTCACCCTGATGCTGATCGTGCAGGTGGCGCTGCTCGCGCTCGCACTCCCGGCGATGCCCTGGATCGTGCGCGCGCTGGCGCCGGGCTTCTCCGAGGACGGGGAGCGGTTCGCGCTGGCCGTGAGCCTGACGCGGATCACCTTCCCCTACCTGCTGTTCATGACGCTGGTGACGCTGTTCTCCGGCATCCTCAACGCGCATCGCCGCTTCGCCGCCGCGGCCGGCGCACCGGTTCTGCTCAACCTCGCCATGCTGGCGGCGCTGGCGCTCGCCTTCCTGTTCCCGAACGCGGCCTATGCCGCCGCCTGGGGCGTCTCGGTTTCCGGCGTGCTGCAATTCGCGCTGGTCTGGTGGGATGCGCGGGCCCGTGCCTACGCCCCGCGGCTGACGAAGCCCACGTTGCGCGATCCGGACATGATCCGGTTCTTCAAGATCTTAGGCCCCGCCGTGATCGGTTCGGCCGGCTTCCAGATCGCGACCTTCGCCGACACCATCATCGCGAGCTTCCTGCCGACCGGCGCGGTCTCGGCGCTCTACTACGCCGACCGGATCTACCAGCTGCCCTTCGGCGTCATCGCCATCGCCGCCGGCACCGTGCTCCTGCCCGAGATGAGCCGGCGCATCGCTGCGGGCGACGTCGCCGGGGCGCATGCGGCGCAGAACCGGGCCGCCGGCTTCTCGCTCGCGCTCTCGGCCCCGTTCACCATCGCGTTCCTGACCCTGCCGGGTCTGATCATGGTGGCGCTGTTCCAGCGCGGCGCCTTCACCGCCGAGGACGCCGCCCGCGCGGCCTCCGTGCTCGCGGCCTATGGGCTGGCCCTGCCGGCCGTGGTGCTGGTGCGCTCGGCGGTGGCGAGCTTCAACGCGCGGCAGGACACCACGACGCCGCTCTACGCCTCGCTGACGGCACTCGCCGTCAATATCGGGCTGAAGCTCGTGCTTACCGGCCCCTACGGCGTCGCCGGCCTCGCGCTCGCCACCGCCATCGGCCAGTGGATCAACCTCGCCCTGCTCTATGGGCTGGCTTTGCGCCGCGGCTGGACCGCGCCGGGGCGAGTGCTCGGCGTCACCGTCGCCGCGGTGGTCGTGGCGAGCGCCGTGCTGGCGGCGCTCGCCGTCTACGGCCTACCCTTCGCCGAGCGGATCGTGCCCCCCCTGCCCCATTTGCGCGAGATCGCCGTGCTCGGACTCCTCGGCCTTGCCGGGGCGCTCGCTTACGCCGGCACCCTGCTCGCGGTGATGGGCGCCTTCGGCGTGCGATTGCGCCGCAGGTAG
- a CDS encoding superoxide dismutase: MTFTLPELPYAYDALGPYMSKETLEFHHDKHHKAYVDTGNKLLEGTDLAGKSVEEIVKASYNTNQALFNNAGQHYNHLHFWNWMKPNGGGQPPAELAKKIDEDLGGYEKFKADFIQAGVGQFGSGWAWLAVKDGKLAILKTPNGENPLVHGATPILGVDVWEHSYYIDYRNRRPDYLKAFVENLVNWEYVEKLYGEAKA, translated from the coding sequence ATGACGTTCACCCTGCCCGAGCTGCCCTACGCCTACGACGCGCTGGGCCCCTACATGTCGAAGGAAACCCTCGAGTTCCACCACGACAAGCACCACAAGGCCTATGTCGACACCGGCAACAAGCTGCTGGAGGGCACCGACCTCGCGGGCAAGAGCGTCGAGGAGATCGTCAAGGCGAGCTACAACACCAACCAGGCGCTCTTCAACAACGCCGGCCAGCACTACAACCACCTCCACTTCTGGAACTGGATGAAGCCCAACGGCGGCGGCCAGCCCCCGGCCGAGCTGGCCAAGAAGATCGACGAGGATCTCGGCGGCTACGAGAAGTTCAAGGCCGACTTCATCCAGGCCGGTGTCGGCCAGTTCGGCTCGGGCTGGGCCTGGCTCGCGGTCAAGGACGGCAAGCTCGCGATCCTGAAGACCCCGAACGGCGAGAACCCGCTCGTCCACGGCGCCACCCCGATCCTCGGCGTCGACGTGTGGGAGCACTCCTACTACATCGACTACCGCAACCGCCGCCCCGACTACCTCAAGGCGTTCGTCGAGAACCTCGTGAACTGGGAATACGTCGAGAAGCTGTACGGGGAAGCCAAGGCCTGA